From the genome of Nitrospira lenta, one region includes:
- the ybgF gene encoding tol-pal system protein YbgF → MHAYILPHMTAIGIVGSLLILPGCAKHADFVELRDHLSTVSRSQEQDHQRVDAVLRRLESVERVKDVESGKPRVDELAARLQKLESKLAKLEDSVGLASARTDVSVPEAPKTAKPGKSTGPVESAPIVSGMPGITPTSAFNLAYNDFLNGKYDLAVSGFQRFTKDFAGTSLTPNAHYWLGESLYNQKDYARATTTFEYLVAEYPGNEKVSAALYKLGLATAETGDLVKSRRYLKRVIEEFPTSDEAKLAKNKLADIR, encoded by the coding sequence ATGCACGCGTACATTCTTCCTCACATGACGGCGATCGGCATCGTGGGCTCGTTACTGATCTTGCCGGGCTGCGCTAAGCATGCGGACTTTGTTGAATTGCGCGACCACCTGTCGACGGTGTCGCGTTCCCAAGAACAGGACCATCAGCGGGTCGATGCGGTTTTGAGGCGTCTCGAATCGGTCGAACGCGTCAAGGATGTTGAGTCGGGAAAGCCGCGAGTTGATGAGCTGGCGGCGCGCCTTCAAAAGCTGGAGTCGAAGCTGGCTAAGCTCGAAGACAGTGTCGGTCTTGCATCAGCCCGAACCGACGTAAGCGTGCCCGAGGCACCTAAAACGGCGAAGCCGGGCAAGTCGACGGGGCCCGTCGAGAGTGCCCCGATTGTGTCTGGCATGCCCGGCATCACGCCGACATCCGCCTTCAATCTCGCCTACAACGATTTTCTGAACGGAAAGTATGACCTGGCGGTATCAGGATTTCAGCGGTTCACCAAAGACTTCGCCGGGACTTCATTGACGCCGAATGCGCATTACTGGTTGGGAGAATCGCTCTATAATCAGAAGGACTACGCGCGGGCTACGACGACGTTCGAGTATCTCGTGGCGGAGTACCCCGGGAACGAAAAAGTTTCTGCCGCCCTCTACAAGCTGGGTTTGGCGACGGCGGAAACCGGGGATTTGGTGAAGTCCAGAAGATATCTCAAGCGGGTGATTGAAGAGTTTCCTACCTCGGACGAAGCCAAGCTCGCGAAGAATAAACTCGCCGATATTCGGTGA
- the ybgF gene encoding tol-pal system protein YbgF, translated as MAVVLVMLFTLLSGCVAQQADLKQTERTLQQKLKQQDDQFSQTRARQSQEISTLREQDLPQLRGELEKARHQAEDLQSKQEDLKHRSAQLEQQTKKLEQLAAKLEADTNTRYVWLQKSLETQDAKVNARLDELSKMVSKATDDLKRDVLTAVKQSNEVLDRKVAERLDGQRRDLEASQQSLDQKVSQNLTQFNQSLTGFKTAFTSLNDRVIQDEQETRAISGKVDAENKAAVSHINESNRSMSGHLDGVNKSVASVVKTLESVSQKFTARFDEQDRRIDSLGRSLEQVGQKNGGRTQSLKQAQRSTLSPAPEAPAPERHVHEAEPAPSSSLTQSQPVSSDEAESSAAPVASIPAPVDAPVVAAPAPAGDIAADRGQYERVLALFRDGDLEGARRGFSAFIANYPNSDLAPNARYWLGEAYYGAKDFKRAIDAYDKVESDYPRSEKVPAAILKKGYAYLALKDKKRASSAFKQVVTLYPRSPEAGKASDKLVQLKEGR; from the coding sequence GTGGCTGTTGTTCTCGTCATGCTCTTCACATTGTTGTCCGGATGTGTGGCGCAACAAGCCGATCTCAAACAAACTGAGCGCACCCTGCAGCAGAAACTGAAGCAGCAGGACGATCAGTTCTCTCAGACGCGCGCGCGGCAGAGCCAGGAGATTTCCACTCTGCGGGAGCAAGATCTTCCGCAACTCCGCGGGGAACTTGAAAAGGCCCGTCATCAAGCGGAGGATCTCCAGTCCAAGCAGGAAGATCTCAAGCACCGCTCGGCACAGTTGGAACAGCAAACGAAGAAGCTGGAGCAGCTGGCGGCCAAGCTCGAGGCGGATACCAATACTCGGTACGTATGGCTCCAGAAAAGTCTCGAAACGCAAGATGCCAAGGTGAATGCGCGCCTCGACGAGTTGTCCAAAATGGTCAGCAAGGCGACGGACGATCTCAAGCGCGATGTCCTGACGGCCGTGAAGCAGAGCAACGAGGTGCTGGATCGGAAAGTGGCTGAGCGGCTGGATGGGCAGCGGAGGGACTTGGAGGCGAGTCAGCAGAGTTTGGATCAGAAAGTGTCTCAGAATCTGACCCAGTTCAATCAGTCGCTTACAGGATTCAAAACGGCATTTACCAGCTTGAATGATCGCGTTATTCAGGATGAGCAGGAAACTCGGGCGATCTCGGGGAAGGTCGATGCCGAGAATAAAGCGGCGGTGTCCCATATCAACGAGTCCAATCGGTCCATGAGCGGCCATCTTGATGGGGTCAACAAAAGCGTCGCATCCGTCGTGAAGACGCTGGAGTCTGTCAGCCAGAAATTCACGGCGCGGTTCGATGAGCAGGATCGCCGGATCGATTCATTAGGCCGGTCATTGGAACAAGTGGGCCAAAAAAACGGAGGACGGACGCAGAGTCTCAAACAGGCACAGCGGTCGACTCTCTCTCCTGCGCCGGAAGCTCCCGCGCCTGAACGGCACGTACACGAGGCTGAGCCTGCTCCGTCCTCATCCCTGACGCAGTCACAGCCGGTTTCATCGGATGAGGCGGAGAGTTCCGCTGCTCCGGTGGCGTCGATTCCCGCTCCCGTGGACGCTCCGGTTGTTGCTGCCCCTGCTCCAGCGGGCGATATCGCGGCAGACCGCGGACAATATGAACGGGTGCTGGCTCTCTTTCGCGACGGTGACTTAGAGGGAGCGCGCCGGGGATTTTCGGCGTTCATTGCCAACTACCCGAACTCGGATCTTGCGCCGAATGCCCGCTATTGGCTCGGGGAAGCCTATTACGGAGCTAAGGACTTCAAGCGGGCGATCGATGCGTATGACAAGGTCGAATCGGACTATCCGCGAAGCGAGAAAGTGCCTGCCGCTATTTTGAAGAAGGGGTACGCCTATCTGGCGTTGAAGGATAAGAAGCGGGCCTCGTCGGCATTTAAACAAGTGGTCACGCTGTATCCAAGGAGTCCGGAAGCTGGAAAAGCATCTGACAAGCTGGTTCAGTTGAAGGAGGGTCGATAG